The sequence CCGCGGGGCCTTCGAAGGCCACGCCGGCGGGGAGCTCGCTGCGCTCGTAGACGGGCGTGTCGTGCGCTTCGCCGTCGAACCAGACGGCGCGCGTCTCGATCGGGTCGGGCAGCTCGCCACCGCGCTCGTGCTTGGGCAGCTCGACCTCCTGCGTCTTGCCGGTCGCGACGAGCTGCAGGCGGTAGAGCTCCACCGGCGCGTCGTCGCGGCGGTAGGAGAACTCGCGCTCGTGCTCGGAGTGGAAGCGTTCGACGGCCTGGTCGAGGTCGCCGTCGAAGGCCACCTGCAGCGACCGCCACTGGCCGAGGTAGCGCATCGCGATGGAGCGCTCGAGCGTGATGTCGTCCTCGGCGACCCCCTCGGACGCGAGCAGCTTGCGGCCCTGCTCCTCGAGGCGGCCGAACGCCGCGTCGAGCTCTTCGCCGTCCGCCTCGGACGCCGGCCGCAGGAACATCTCGCTCAGGTCGTGGCGGATGTCCACCATCAGGCACCCGAGCGCCGACCACGTGCCGGGACGGGGCGGCACGAGCACGGTCGGCACGCCGAGCTCCTTCGCGAGCGCCGCGCCGTGCAGCGGTCCGGCTCCGCCGAAGACGACGAGCGCGAACTCGCGCGGGTCGTAGCCGCGCTGGAGCGAGATGATCCGCACGGCGTCGGCCATGTTCGCGTTGGCGACGGCGATGATCGCCTCCGCGGCGGCGTGCGTGTCCAGGTTCAACGGCTCGCCGACCGTGTCGACGGCGGCGGCCGCGGCGTCGGCGTCGAGCGACATCCCGCCGCCGACGAGCTTCGCGCCCAGCCGGCCGAGGACGAGGTTCGCGTCGGTGTTGGTGGGCTCCTCGCCGCCCTTGCCGTACGCCGCGGGGCCGGGGTCGGAGCCGGCGGATTGCGGGCCGTTGCGGAGCGAGCCGGCCGCGTCGATGGTCGCCAGCGAGCCGCCGCCGGCGCCGATCGTCAGCACCTCGATCGACGGGAAGCAGATCGGGTGCCCGTACTCGACGAACCACTCGTTCGTCGTGCGCAGCGCGCCGTCGTAGACGAGGCTGATGTCCGTGCTGGTGCCGCCCATGTCGACGCCGATCACGTTCTTGAAGCCGCACCGCTGCGCCGTGTAGCGCGCGGCCACCGCGCCCGCCGCGATGCCCGACGCGGCGAGCCGTACGGCGAGCTCCTGGACCGCCTCAGGGGTCATCACGCCGCCGCCGGAGTGCAGGATCAGCAGGTCCCCGTCGTAGCCGTCGTCCTTCAGGCGCCGGTCGAGCTCGTTCACGTAGCCGGTGACCAGGGGGGACAGCACGGCGTTCGCGACCGTGGTCGAGAAGCGCTCGTGCTCGAACAGCTCGGGCAGCACGCCGGACGAGGTGGAGATCGTCGCGTCCGGCAGCGCCTCCTCGAGGATCTCGGCCATCCGCTGCTCGTGGTCGCCGTTCGCGTACGCGTTGACGAAGCACACCGCGACCGCCTCGACCTCGCGCCGGGCGAGGATGCGGGCGACGTCGCGCGCCTCCTCCTCGTCGAGCTCGGTGATGACGGCGCCGGTCTGGTCGACGCGCTCGGTCACCTCGAGCCGGTCCCGCCGGCGGATGTACGGCTCGGCGT comes from Solirubrobacter pauli and encodes:
- a CDS encoding hydantoinase/oxoprolinase family protein; translated protein: MGSEATRVVAVDVGGTFTDVCVLDQGSGELQVAKVASTKDPIDGVMAGVEQAGIDLSRTALFCHGTTVATNALITRRLPKAAMVCTKGFRDVVEIGRGTRDDLWDAYKDNAEPYIRRRDRLEVTERVDQTGAVITELDEEEARDVARILARREVEAVAVCFVNAYANGDHEQRMAEILEEALPDATISTSSGVLPELFEHERFSTTVANAVLSPLVTGYVNELDRRLKDDGYDGDLLILHSGGGVMTPEAVQELAVRLAASGIAAGAVAARYTAQRCGFKNVIGVDMGGTSTDISLVYDGALRTTNEWFVEYGHPICFPSIEVLTIGAGGGSLATIDAAGSLRNGPQSAGSDPGPAAYGKGGEEPTNTDANLVLGRLGAKLVGGGMSLDADAAAAAVDTVGEPLNLDTHAAAEAIIAVANANMADAVRIISLQRGYDPREFALVVFGGAGPLHGAALAKELGVPTVLVPPRPGTWSALGCLMVDIRHDLSEMFLRPASEADGEELDAAFGRLEEQGRKLLASEGVAEDDITLERSIAMRYLGQWRSLQVAFDGDLDQAVERFHSEHEREFSYRRDDAPVELYRLQLVATGKTQEVELPKHERGGELPDPIETRAVWFDGEAHDTPVYERSELPAGVAFEGPAVIDQLDTTTLVPPGVKAEVDEYLNIVMEVQ